A genomic segment from Nicotiana tabacum cultivar K326 chromosome 9, ASM71507v2, whole genome shotgun sequence encodes:
- the LOC142164127 gene encoding uncharacterized protein LOC142164127 → MISVLKEANNHIFPLAFGIAESENNNSYEWYFSELRNAIGSRDNLIFLSDRHQSIAHGIAKVYPESHHGICIYHLEQNLKRRKVKSEVIKLFQSAARVYRRKEFDLYMLDIAKVDKKTFDYLMEEPPERSKGVAYIKNDGFHPSEATTLVFPVDSWRSRAEEEGITFLVDLNKRTCDCFQFQFDELPCIQAIAAIEKRNIKKSNFCSDWYLKESWLKTYERQIHPVGHTDSWIIPESVKSQIIKPPDFKVPPGRRQKKRHIPATESSKITFKCGRCRRIGHNRTSCIYSPAIHPFSRKHRE, encoded by the exons atgatttcagTTTTAAAGGAAGCAAATAACCATATATTCCCACTAGCCTTTGGGATTGCAGAATCTGAAAATAACAATTCCTATGAGTGGTACTTTAGTGAGCTTCGCAATGCAATTGGGAGCCGTGACAATTTAATCTTTTTATCGGACAGGCATCAATCTATTGCACATGGCATTGCAAAGGTATATCCTGAAAGCCACCATGGGatttgtatctatcatttggagcAGAACCTAAAGCGAAGGAAAGTGAAAAGTGAGGTCATAAAACTTTTCCAAAGTGCTGCAAGAGTATACAGGCGCAAAGAATTTGATCTATACATGTTAGATATAGCAAAAGTTGATAAGAAGACTTTTGACTACTTGATGGAAGAACCACCGGAAAG AAGCAAGGGAGTTGCCTATATTAAGAATGATGGATTTCATCCAAGTGAAGCTACAACGTTG GTCTTCCCTGTTGATTCATGGCGTTCTAGAGCTGAGGAAGAAGGAATTACTTTCTTGGTGGacttaaacaaaagaacatgtgattgtTTTCAGTTTCAATTTGATGAATTACCATGTATACAAGCAATTGCAGCTATCGAGAAGAGAAACATCAAGAAGTCCAATTTCTGCTCGGACTGGTACTTAAAGGAATCTTGGTTGAAAACATATGAACGACAAATACATCCTGTAGGACATACGGATTCTTGGATTATACCAGAGAGTGTTAAGTCACAAATTATTAAACCTCCAGATTTCAAAGTCCCGCCTGGTAGAAGGCAGAAGAAAAGGCATATTCCAGCTaccgaatcatcaaaaataacattcaaatgTGGTCGTTGCAGAAGAATTGGTCATAATAGAACATCTTGTATATATTCTCCGGCAATCCATCCATTTTCAAGGAAGCATAGAGAATAA